One genomic region from Paracoccus zhejiangensis encodes:
- a CDS encoding AAA family ATPase, translating into MSGKDTLPPYFNIDPAKAAKRLSEPIDTARFAKAAAFAARGREDLAKRGYAPDGRKRLRRFSTWEVCQYLIPVAPAHFRRVLRKSPDLPQGTGEGNSKWFTLEEVLRLRDHFAAEGAAGREYRPWRPEGLPAKTIAVANFKGGVGKTSTAAHLAMSAALDGYKVLVVDLDSQGSMTSIMGGRVPDEWSTAFPLLAKDYALALQDENRVRAAAGQSPLPFDETLTEALKLSARDVIQPTHWPNIDLLGAQLNLYWAEFQVPVWRMGLRGWPLWDALGNALHNDRIVNDYDIIILDTPPALGYLTINALAAADILLVPLGASFLEFDSTGRFFDMLYSTFASVEDGENAARRRDGLPEMRFEWDAVRALITRFDAGQQTDLANVIQAYFGDFMTTYRQETTAMVGQAGEQVNGIYEADYREFNRDTYVRGRETFDRTWAEVKELILGAWWRDLQLEKAELNGKEDEADGQAQAS; encoded by the coding sequence ATGTCAGGCAAGGACACTCTCCCGCCCTATTTCAACATCGATCCGGCCAAGGCAGCCAAGCGTCTGTCCGAGCCTATCGACACCGCCCGATTCGCGAAAGCCGCCGCCTTCGCCGCGCGGGGGCGCGAGGATCTGGCCAAGCGCGGCTATGCCCCCGACGGTCGCAAGCGCCTGCGCCGCTTCTCGACCTGGGAGGTCTGCCAGTACCTGATCCCGGTCGCCCCCGCGCATTTCCGCCGGGTGCTGCGCAAGTCCCCCGATCTGCCGCAGGGCACCGGCGAGGGCAATTCGAAATGGTTCACCCTCGAGGAGGTCTTGCGCCTCAGGGACCATTTCGCCGCCGAGGGCGCGGCGGGCCGCGAATACCGCCCCTGGCGCCCCGAGGGCCTGCCCGCGAAAACCATCGCGGTGGCGAATTTCAAGGGCGGCGTCGGCAAGACCTCGACCGCCGCGCATCTGGCCATGTCGGCGGCGCTCGACGGCTACAAGGTGCTGGTCGTCGATCTGGACAGCCAGGGCAGCATGACCTCGATCATGGGCGGACGGGTGCCCGATGAATGGTCCACCGCCTTCCCGCTGCTGGCCAAGGATTACGCCCTCGCCCTGCAGGACGAGAACCGGGTCCGCGCCGCCGCCGGTCAAAGCCCCCTGCCCTTCGACGAGACCCTGACCGAGGCGCTCAAGCTCAGCGCCCGCGACGTGATCCAGCCGACCCATTGGCCGAACATCGATCTTCTGGGCGCGCAGCTGAACCTCTACTGGGCCGAGTTCCAGGTACCGGTCTGGCGCATGGGGTTGCGCGGCTGGCCGCTCTGGGATGCGCTTGGCAACGCGCTCCACAACGACCGCATCGTTAACGATTACGACATCATCATCCTCGATACTCCCCCGGCGCTTGGCTATCTGACCATCAATGCGCTGGCGGCGGCCGATATCCTGCTAGTGCCGCTTGGGGCCAGCTTCCTGGAATTCGACTCGACGGGACGGTTCTTCGACATGCTCTATTCCACCTTCGCCAGCGTCGAGGATGGCGAGAACGCCGCCCGTCGCCGCGACGGCTTGCCGGAGATGCGCTTCGAATGGGACGCCGTCCGCGCGCTGATCACCCGCTTCGATGCCGGGCAGCAGACCGATCTGGCCAATGTCATCCAGGCCTATTTCGGCGATTTCATGACCACCTACCGGCAGGAAACCACCGCCATGGTCGGCCAGGCCGGCGAGCAGGTGAACGGCATCTACGAGGCCGATTACCGCGAGTTCAACCGCGACACCTATGTGCGCGGCCGCGAGACCTTCGATCGCACCTGGGCCGAGGTGAAGGAGCTGATCCTCGGCGCGTGGTGGCGGGATCTGCAACTTGAAAAAGCCGAACTGAACGGCAAGGAGGATGAGGCAGATGGCCAAGCGCAGGCGTCTTGA
- a CDS encoding ParB/RepB/Spo0J family partition protein: MAKRRRLETPSNADMDRIEEQFRSETSGRLTPLRGIAPIAQVAGDSAAAAPTETGEARAERAKLEADAARLKAAQSQGLLMVEIPLDQIDEGAMIRDRMVMSEEAIQELRQSIAAHGLRLPIEVFELEKPNGQGARYGLLSGYRRFLATRGLLELTEADKYQTIRALIRPREASGGAFVSMIEENEVREELSHFERGRIAVIAANQGAFANTEDAVDKLFATGSKAKRSKIRSFAVIFEELGDMLAFPEGLTERRGLQLAGALRRGAEGKLREALSQVAPVDADEEWLVIEPIIRALEQGPQETKRGGRPKTSPLGYGWIDDKTVRTSSGITIRRASDSKGQILRFEGVKATPDMIDHLMFEIQRLLDG, translated from the coding sequence ATGGCCAAGCGCAGGCGTCTTGAGACCCCGAGCAATGCGGATATGGACCGCATAGAGGAACAGTTTCGCAGCGAAACCTCCGGCCGGCTGACGCCGCTTCGGGGCATCGCGCCGATCGCCCAGGTCGCCGGCGACAGCGCCGCCGCCGCACCGACCGAAACCGGCGAGGCGCGGGCCGAACGCGCAAAGCTCGAGGCCGATGCGGCGCGACTCAAGGCGGCGCAGAGTCAGGGCCTGTTGATGGTCGAGATCCCGCTCGACCAGATCGACGAGGGCGCGATGATCCGCGACCGCATGGTGATGAGCGAGGAGGCGATCCAGGAGCTGCGCCAGTCCATCGCCGCGCATGGGCTGCGTCTGCCGATCGAGGTGTTTGAACTCGAGAAGCCGAACGGGCAGGGCGCGCGCTACGGCCTTCTCTCCGGCTATCGCCGTTTCCTCGCCACGCGCGGGTTGCTGGAGCTGACCGAGGCCGACAAGTACCAGACCATCCGGGCGCTGATCCGTCCGCGCGAGGCCAGCGGCGGCGCTTTCGTCTCGATGATCGAGGAGAACGAGGTCCGCGAGGAGCTGAGCCATTTCGAGCGTGGCCGCATCGCGGTCATCGCCGCCAACCAAGGCGCCTTTGCCAATACTGAGGATGCGGTGGACAAGCTGTTCGCCACCGGCTCCAAGGCCAAGCGGTCCAAGATCCGCTCCTTCGCGGTGATCTTCGAGGAACTGGGCGATATGCTGGCCTTCCCCGAGGGCCTGACGGAGCGCCGTGGCTTGCAACTGGCCGGGGCGCTGCGGCGCGGGGCCGAGGGCAAGCTGCGCGAGGCGCTGTCACAGGTGGCACCCGTCGATGCCGACGAGGAATGGCTGGTCATCGAGCCGATCATCCGCGCGCTGGAACAGGGACCGCAGGAGACCAAACGCGGCGGGCGGCCCAAGACCTCGCCCTTGGGCTATGGCTGGATCGACGACAAGACCGTGCGCACCTCCAGCGGCATCACCATCCGCCGCGCCAGCGACAGCAAGGGCCAGATCCTGCGCTTCGAGGGGGTGAAGGCAACGCCCGACATGATCGATCACCTGATGTTCGAGATCCAGCGGCTGCTGGACGGCTGA
- a CDS encoding type II toxin-antitoxin system ParD family antitoxin, with product MGTMNISLPDPMKSWVEDQAKSGRYANSSDYVRDLIRRDRQRQQAITEIQAAIETGIASGPAKPLDRAAFRARMRAEHAGK from the coding sequence ATGGGCACGATGAACATCTCGCTACCGGACCCTATGAAGTCCTGGGTTGAAGATCAGGCGAAATCAGGTCGTTACGCGAATTCCAGCGACTATGTGCGTGATCTGATCCGCCGCGACCGGCAGCGCCAGCAGGCGATCACCGAGATCCAGGCCGCGATCGAGACCGGGATCGCCAGCGGACCCGCCAAGCCGCTTGATCGCGCGGCCTTCAGGGCTCGGATGCGCGCGGAACATGCCGGAAAGTAA
- a CDS encoding type II toxin-antitoxin system RelE/ParE family toxin, with translation MPESNGWTLRPSAESDLSEIWRQGAATWGVEQAERYTDGLFAVFDLLAAFPDLGRERREFSPPVRIHPNGSHLVIYRQDGQGVEIIRILHGHQNLTAYLLED, from the coding sequence ATGCCGGAAAGTAACGGCTGGACCCTTCGGCCCTCCGCTGAATCCGACCTGTCAGAAATCTGGCGCCAGGGGGCCGCGACCTGGGGTGTCGAACAGGCAGAGCGCTATACGGACGGCTTGTTCGCGGTCTTCGACCTTCTGGCCGCCTTTCCGGACTTGGGACGGGAGCGCAGGGAGTTTTCCCCGCCCGTCAGGATCCATCCCAATGGCTCGCATCTCGTGATCTATCGGCAAGACGGGCAGGGGGTCGAGATCATCCGCATCCTGCATGGACACCAGAACCTGACGGCCTATCTGCTGGAGGACTGA
- a CDS encoding tyrosine-type recombinase/integrase codes for MSKSLPKSPSAPPNALVRHEADHSDAPPALPDRIPVSAALDRLADTARDYARGAIAPNTAKAYARDWADFARWGRMRGASPLPPSPELVGLYLADLAASLSVASIERRVSGLCWNYTQRGQPLDRADRHIATVLAGIRRKHARPPKQKEAILPGDLIEMIATLPHDLRGLRDRAILLIGFAGGLRRSEIVGLDHGREDTLDQGGWIEILPEGLLVTLNGKTGWREVEIARGSSDQTCPVHALEQWLHYARIGFGPVFVAVTRDGLKATPDRLSDKHVARLVKQTVHEAGIGADGPEAERLARYSGHSLRAGLASSAEVDERHIQKQLGHASAEMTRRYQRRRDRFRVNLTKAAGL; via the coding sequence ATGAGCAAAAGCCTCCCAAAATCGCCTTCAGCGCCCCCGAATGCTCTCGTCCGGCACGAAGCGGACCACAGCGACGCGCCCCCTGCCCTGCCCGACCGGATCCCGGTCTCCGCCGCCCTCGACCGGCTGGCTGACACCGCCCGCGACTATGCCCGTGGCGCCATCGCCCCGAACACTGCCAAGGCCTATGCGCGGGACTGGGCGGATTTCGCCCGCTGGGGCCGGATGCGCGGCGCGAGCCCCTTGCCCCCCTCGCCCGAACTCGTTGGCCTCTACCTTGCCGATCTGGCCGCCTCGCTCTCGGTCGCCTCGATCGAGCGGCGGGTCTCGGGGCTTTGCTGGAACTACACCCAACGCGGCCAGCCGCTCGACCGCGCCGACCGCCACATCGCCACCGTGCTCGCCGGCATCCGCCGCAAGCATGCCCGCCCGCCAAAGCAGAAGGAGGCGATCCTGCCCGGCGATCTCATCGAGATGATCGCCACCCTGCCCCATGACCTGCGCGGCCTGCGCGACCGGGCGATCCTGCTGATCGGCTTTGCCGGTGGGCTGCGGCGGTCCGAAATCGTCGGTCTCGATCACGGTCGCGAGGATACGCTGGACCAGGGCGGCTGGATTGAGATCCTGCCCGAGGGTTTGCTGGTCACGCTGAACGGCAAGACCGGCTGGCGCGAGGTCGAGATCGCGCGGGGCTCGTCCGACCAGACATGCCCCGTGCATGCGCTGGAACAATGGCTGCACTACGCGCGGATCGGTTTCGGGCCAGTTTTCGTGGCGGTCACCCGCGACGGGCTGAAGGCAACCCCGGACCGGCTCAGCGACAAGCATGTCGCCCGGCTGGTCAAGCAGACCGTCCACGAGGCCGGCATCGGCGCGGACGGGCCCGAGGCGGAACGGCTGGCGCGCTATTCCGGCCACAGCTTGCGCGCCGGTCTGGCCAGCAGTGCCGAGGTCGATGAGCGGCATATCCAGAAGCAGCTGGGCCATGCCAGCGCCGAAATGACCCGCCGCTACCAGCGCCGCAGGGACCGGTTCCGGGTGAACCTGACCAAGGCGGCGGGGTTGTGA
- a CDS encoding DUF1403 family protein, producing the protein MIAALLAEMPRGHLAATILGDAALARALGWTHLVPLLGLGLARRDLGAGGGDLRLACHRAVLKAAGPALLLGADLTRRAERLRGLAPKLRAKQSDRVVDLILTRDAIAPAMLTGFMSDRAARRICDRLAQLGAARELTGRETFRLYGL; encoded by the coding sequence GTGATCGCAGCCCTCTTGGCCGAGATGCCGCGCGGCCACCTGGCGGCCACGATCCTGGGCGATGCGGCGCTGGCCCGGGCGCTCGGCTGGACGCACCTGGTGCCGCTCTTGGGCCTCGGGCTGGCGCGCCGCGATCTCGGGGCAGGGGGCGGCGATCTGCGGCTGGCCTGTCACCGGGCGGTGCTGAAAGCCGCCGGTCCGGCGCTGCTACTGGGTGCCGATCTGACCCGCCGCGCCGAGAGGTTGCGCGGCCTTGCGCCGAAGCTGCGCGCGAAACAGTCCGACCGGGTGGTCGATCTGATCCTCACCCGCGACGCCATCGCGCCGGCGATGCTGACCGGCTTCATGTCCGACCGCGCCGCGCGCCGCATCTGCGACCGGCTCGCCCAATTGGGCGCCGCCCGCGAACTGACCGGGCGCGAGACCTTCCGGCTTTACGGGCTGTGA
- the scpB gene encoding SMC-Scp complex subunit ScpB yields MARNSRPDPELDRHLEDLPPELRWREWLRRIEAVLFASATPVAREDLARVVGDVSVDLLIADLAAELADRPYDLARVGSGWMLRTRPAYAAAIRTAAELGEARLELNEAETAALAAIAWHQPISRDGLKEIFGREISRDLLGRLAARGLIATGPREPRRGAPQTFVTTDQFLATYDLQSLADLPEMDASSAGPSEDLGHAG; encoded by the coding sequence ATGGCACGCAATTCCCGACCCGATCCCGAGCTGGACCGCCACCTGGAGGATCTGCCGCCGGAACTGCGCTGGCGCGAATGGCTGCGGCGGATCGAGGCGGTGCTGTTTGCCAGCGCCACGCCGGTGGCGCGCGAGGATCTGGCTCGCGTGGTGGGCGATGTCTCGGTGGATCTGCTGATCGCTGATCTGGCGGCAGAGTTGGCCGACCGCCCCTATGACCTGGCGCGGGTCGGCAGCGGCTGGATGCTGCGCACCCGCCCCGCCTATGCCGCCGCGATCCGCACGGCCGCCGAGCTGGGCGAGGCGCGGCTGGAGTTGAACGAGGCCGAGACGGCGGCGCTGGCCGCCATCGCCTGGCACCAGCCGATCAGCCGCGACGGGTTGAAGGAGATCTTCGGGCGTGAGATCAGCCGCGACCTGCTGGGCCGCCTCGCGGCACGCGGGCTGATCGCCACCGGGCCACGGGAACCCCGTCGCGGCGCACCGCAGACCTTCGTCACCACCGACCAGTTCCTGGCGACCTATGACCTGCAGAGCCTCGCCGACCTGCCGGAGATGGACGCCAGCAGCGCCGGCCCGAGCGAAGACCTGGGCCATGCTGGTTGA
- a CDS encoding IS5-like element ISPso2 family transposase (programmed frameshift): MSDLFWLTDAQMARLAPFFPRSHGKPRVDDRRVLSGIIFINRNGLRWRDAPAAYGPHKTLYSRWKRWSEKGIFARMMAGLAAEHGEKTTVMIDATYLKAHRTATSMAAKKGGRGRLIGRTKGGMNTKLHAICDSQGRPIDLFVTAGQVSDYIGARALLSGLPNVKWLLGDRGYDADWFREALQDKGIRACIPGRKKRKTPIKYDKRRYKRRNRIEIMFGRLKDWRRVATRYDRCPKVFLSAIALAALVIYWL, translated from the exons ATGAGCGATCTCTTCTGGCTGACCGACGCGCAGATGGCGCGCCTGGCTCCCTTCTTTCCCAGGTCGCACGGGAAGCCCCGGGTTGATGACAGACGGGTGCTGAGCGGGATTATTTTCATCAATCGCAATGGCTTGCGTTGGCGCGATGCGCCCGCCGCGTATGGCCCACATAAGACGCTCTACAGCCGGTGGAAGCGTTGGAGCGAAAAGGGCATCTTCGCGCGGATGATGGCCGGGCTGGCGGCGGAACACGGCGAGAAAACGACCGTGATGATCGACGCAACATACCTCAAGGCCCATCGAACGGCGACCAGCATGGCCGCCA AAAAAGGGGGGCGTGGTCGCCTGATCGGTCGAACCAAAGGCGGTATGAACACCAAGCTGCACGCCATCTGCGACAGTCAGGGGCGACCGATCGACCTGTTCGTCACCGCTGGACAGGTCAGCGATTATATCGGCGCTCGTGCCCTGCTGAGTGGCCTGCCAAACGTCAAATGGCTACTCGGGGATCGTGGCTATGACGCTGACTGGTTCAGAGAAGCTTTGCAGGACAAGGGGATACGTGCCTGCATCCCAGGCCGGAAGAAACGCAAGACGCCGATCAAATACGATAAGCGGAGATACAAGCGGCGTAACCGCATCGAGATCATGTTCGGCAGGCTCAAGGACTGGAGGCGCGTCGCGACCCGCTATGATCGATGCCCCAAGGTGTTCCTCTCAGCCATCGCCCTCGCGGCTCTCGTCATCTATTGGTTATGA
- a CDS encoding Fic family protein, whose amino-acid sequence MAWNWALPDWPDFRYDTSALEPFEQKFLLSSGEILGAVHHVRKPEREQFRIELLSEEAMQTSAIEGEILDRLSVQSSLRRHLGLDPDSYPAKPREQGVAEMMVDVYSSFADTLTHETLYRWHRMLLSHDHRLETIGAYRHHAEAMQIVSGRLDRPTIHFEAPPSARVMPEMEQYADWFNKTGPRGAEPLPALTRAGLSHLYFESIHPFEDGNGRLGRALAEKSLAQNIGQPTLISLAFTIEKERKAYYDQLEQHQKTLQVTDWLVWFAEVVLKAQKVTLDRVGFFINKAHFYDQHRDHLNTRQAKAIARMFREGPGGFKGGLSAENYLKITGTSRATATRDLQDLVEKGALSRTGERRHTRYWLNMDHKPETDTFA is encoded by the coding sequence ATGGCTTGGAACTGGGCGCTGCCTGATTGGCCGGATTTCCGGTATGACACCTCCGCTCTGGAGCCGTTCGAGCAGAAGTTTCTTCTGTCATCTGGGGAAATCCTCGGCGCGGTCCATCATGTCCGTAAGCCGGAACGCGAGCAATTCCGCATCGAACTGCTCAGCGAGGAAGCGATGCAGACGAGCGCGATCGAGGGTGAAATCCTCGACCGGCTTAGTGTCCAGTCTTCGCTGCGTCGCCATCTGGGGCTCGATCCGGATAGCTACCCTGCCAAACCGCGCGAACAGGGTGTGGCGGAAATGATGGTGGACGTCTATTCCAGCTTCGCGGACACGCTGACTCATGAGACGCTGTACCGCTGGCATCGGATGCTCCTGTCCCATGACCATCGGTTGGAAACCATCGGGGCCTACCGACACCACGCCGAGGCGATGCAAATCGTATCCGGTCGCCTCGACAGGCCGACGATCCATTTCGAAGCGCCTCCCTCAGCGCGGGTCATGCCCGAGATGGAGCAATACGCGGACTGGTTCAACAAGACCGGGCCCAGGGGAGCAGAACCGCTTCCAGCCCTGACCCGCGCAGGACTAAGCCACCTCTATTTTGAAAGCATTCATCCATTCGAAGACGGTAACGGCCGCCTCGGACGCGCCCTTGCGGAAAAGTCACTGGCGCAGAACATCGGCCAACCGACCCTCATCTCGCTCGCCTTCACGATCGAAAAGGAGCGCAAGGCTTACTACGACCAGCTCGAGCAGCATCAAAAAACGCTCCAGGTGACCGATTGGCTCGTCTGGTTCGCGGAAGTTGTCTTGAAGGCCCAAAAGGTCACACTCGACCGCGTGGGCTTCTTCATCAACAAAGCGCACTTCTACGATCAGCACAGAGACCACTTGAACACACGCCAGGCCAAGGCCATCGCTCGAATGTTTCGGGAAGGTCCCGGAGGGTTCAAAGGCGGTCTCAGCGCAGAGAACTATCTCAAGATCACGGGAACGTCACGCGCAACCGCAACCCGCGATCTGCAGGATCTGGTCGAGAAAGGTGCGCTCAGTCGAACTGGGGAACGACGTCATACGCGGTACTGGTTGAATATGGACCACAAACCGGAAACTGACACATTCGCTTGA
- a CDS encoding DUF1403 family protein: MDLAQATQAIGRLDGLLAGLDETMRRGLIARLAFSEVVSMLWAAGTPIPQEVLIRDLADAPASVDLEALALARWAIGRLQGRGRLEALRDFLGLHRAGQGRGDSDLLRPTGADLDSETEGFAAGLAALEGCHAITRAAFGCRLWRLTDLSPDGHQLEAMCWAARAMADSAGPLVMVPMGQAGRRVWTIGGDAEGFLRAWCGAIAAGCEAGFRVIRQLMEWADRARRTTARIKGGNAGLVIDVLMTHPVLSAMALEAEAGISRDTAERLLARLQGLGLVREITGGTRFRLWTAVL, from the coding sequence GTGGACCTGGCGCAGGCCACGCAGGCCATCGGCCGGTTGGACGGGCTCCTGGCCGGGCTGGACGAGACCATGCGCCGCGGTCTGATTGCCCGGCTGGCATTCAGTGAGGTCGTGTCCATGCTCTGGGCCGCGGGGACGCCGATCCCGCAAGAGGTGCTGATCCGGGACCTGGCCGATGCCCCGGCCTCGGTCGACCTGGAAGCGCTGGCACTGGCCCGGTGGGCCATCGGGCGGTTGCAGGGCAGGGGGCGTCTGGAGGCGTTGCGGGATTTCCTCGGGCTGCACCGGGCGGGGCAGGGGCGGGGCGACAGCGACCTGCTGCGCCCGACCGGAGCCGATCTTGACTCCGAGACCGAGGGGTTTGCGGCGGGACTTGCCGCGCTGGAGGGGTGCCATGCGATCACACGGGCAGCGTTCGGATGCCGGCTCTGGCGGCTCACCGATCTGTCGCCGGACGGGCACCAGCTGGAAGCGATGTGCTGGGCGGCACGGGCCATGGCGGACAGCGCGGGGCCGCTGGTGATGGTGCCGATGGGGCAGGCCGGGCGGCGAGTTTGGACGATAGGTGGTGATGCGGAAGGATTTCTGAGGGCGTGGTGCGGGGCCATTGCGGCCGGCTGCGAGGCGGGGTTCCGCGTGATCCGGCAGCTGATGGAGTGGGCAGATCGGGCCAGGCGGACGACGGCGCGGATCAAGGGCGGCAATGCGGGATTGGTGATCGATGTGCTGATGACGCATCCGGTCCTGTCGGCAATGGCACTGGAAGCGGAGGCAGGGATCAGCCGCGATACCGCCGAGCGGCTGCTGGCGCGCTTGCAGGGTCTAGGGCTGGTGCGCGAGATCACGGGCGGAACGCGGTTCCGGCTGTGGACGGCGGTGCTGTGA
- a CDS encoding Hint domain-containing protein, protein MPSFTYQMLYLGQLADMDPTETNNTAENVGAVLGNRVFGSAGTPLFSQSTQVTLNDNRGTGNTVSLNHNQPGGTGALDNITYTLNDTTYTLQADSTIRVYNVSVVQAIGGGATRTITVPVRLIQDVSGNVFLMPPPVVGSEPGESAITEFPIISVSVPNNPSNISDFGGITAERNLLPFRDGYVDGSDGNNVIGQGYIDGAGDRVDANDAILPGMTGNDDYIRAGLGNDSVSAGAGNDIVEGGAGNDTLLGEAGNDTLFGGAGNDTLRGGAGNDSLSGGADNDRLEGGAGTDSLTGGEGFDTFLAGDADIITDFNTATGQNIADGNQANNDFVDLSGYYNAANLAAYNLANGTNYATPLGWLRADQADGVLQSAGGLIIRNGGAAVAGANLTWDNTNVLCFAADAGICTASGEVAAGDLKVGDLVETREAGLQAIRWIGKRRLDAAMLAEHPKLRPIRICKGALGAGRPTADLVVSPQHRILVRSRIAQKMFGTPEVLVAAKQLCQIEGIDVAEDLDEVTYIHFLFDTHQIVLANGAETESLFTGDEALKSVGPAALEEIFTIFPELRAPEHAHVPARELVSGRQGRKLAMRHLQNRKPLVGEVRGEGKTV, encoded by the coding sequence ATGCCCAGCTTTACCTACCAGATGCTGTATCTCGGCCAATTGGCGGACATGGATCCCACCGAGACCAACAACACCGCAGAGAACGTTGGCGCTGTTCTTGGGAACCGGGTTTTTGGCAGCGCCGGGACGCCGCTCTTCTCGCAGAGTACCCAGGTGACGCTGAACGACAACCGCGGCACCGGCAATACCGTCTCGCTGAACCACAACCAGCCGGGCGGGACTGGAGCGCTGGACAATATCACTTACACGCTGAACGACACGACCTACACGCTGCAAGCGGACTCGACGATCCGGGTCTATAACGTATCGGTGGTCCAGGCCATCGGTGGCGGTGCGACCCGCACCATTACTGTACCGGTCCGGCTGATACAGGATGTGAGCGGCAATGTCTTCCTGATGCCGCCGCCGGTTGTCGGCAGCGAACCGGGTGAGTCGGCGATCACCGAATTTCCGATCATCTCGGTTTCGGTCCCGAACAACCCCTCGAACATCAGCGATTTCGGCGGGATCACGGCGGAACGCAATCTGCTGCCCTTCAGAGATGGCTATGTCGATGGCAGCGACGGCAACAACGTCATCGGTCAAGGCTATATCGACGGGGCCGGCGACCGGGTCGATGCCAATGATGCCATCCTGCCGGGCATGACCGGCAATGACGATTACATCCGCGCCGGGCTGGGCAATGACTCGGTTTCGGCCGGGGCGGGCAATGACATCGTCGAGGGTGGGGCCGGCAATGACACGCTTCTGGGCGAGGCCGGCAATGATACGCTTTTCGGCGGTGCTGGTAACGACACGCTGCGCGGCGGGGCCGGGAATGACAGCCTGAGCGGCGGCGCCGACAATGACCGGCTCGAGGGCGGGGCCGGCACGGACAGCCTGACCGGGGGCGAGGGCTTCGACACCTTCCTTGCCGGCGATGCCGATATCATCACCGATTTCAACACCGCGACCGGGCAGAACATCGCCGATGGCAATCAGGCGAATAACGACTTCGTCGATCTGAGCGGCTATTACAACGCCGCCAACCTGGCCGCCTATAACCTGGCGAATGGCACGAATTACGCCACGCCGCTTGGCTGGCTCAGGGCCGATCAGGCCGATGGCGTGCTGCAATCTGCGGGCGGGCTGATCATTCGCAATGGCGGCGCGGCCGTGGCGGGGGCCAACCTGACCTGGGACAACACCAATGTCCTCTGCTTTGCCGCCGATGCCGGTATCTGCACCGCCTCGGGCGAGGTGGCGGCGGGCGATCTCAAGGTCGGCGATCTGGTAGAGACGCGCGAGGCCGGCCTGCAGGCGATCCGCTGGATCGGCAAGCGCCGGCTGGACGCGGCGATGCTGGCCGAACATCCGAAGCTGCGCCCAATCCGCATCTGCAAGGGCGCGCTTGGCGCGGGCCGGCCGACGGCGGATCTGGTCGTCTCGCCCCAGCACCGGATTCTGGTACGCTCGCGCATTGCCCAGAAAATGTTTGGTACACCAGAGGTGCTTGTGGCCGCCAAGCAGCTGTGCCAGATCGAGGGCATCGACGTGGCGGAAGACTTGGATGAGGTGACCTATATCCATTTTCTCTTCGATACCCACCAGATCGTTCTGGCCAATGGCGCGGAAACGGAATCGCTCTTCACCGGCGACGAGGCGCTGAAATCGGTTGGTCCGGCGGCGTTGGAGGAGATCTTCACGATATTCCCTGAACTTCGAGCTCCTGAGCATGCTCATGTCCCGGCGCGGGAACTGGTCTCGGGCCGGCAGGGCCGCAAGCTGGCGATGCGTCACCTGCAGAACCGTAAGCCGCTGGTGGGAGAGGTCCGAGGAGAGGGCAAGACTGTGTGA